In a genomic window of Cyprinus carpio isolate SPL01 chromosome A10, ASM1834038v1, whole genome shotgun sequence:
- the LOC109074178 gene encoding high affinity cationic amino acid transporter 1-like isoform X1: protein MMVLKKLLLFGKQLLRLKVVDCNSEDSRLSRCLNTFDLVALGVGSTLGAGVYVLAGAVARENAGPAIVLSFLIAALASVLAGLCYAEFGARVPKTGSAYLYSYVTVGELWAFITGWNLILSYVIGTSSVARAWSATFDELIGKQIEHFCRQYMSMNAPGILAEYPDMFSVFIILTLTGLLAFGVKESAMVNKVFTCINVLVLLFMVVSGLVKGTLKNWHLDPDEILSGNNSTINATQPLPSKEILGEGGFMPFGFTGVLSGAATCFYAFVGFDCIATTGEEVKNPQRAIPIGIVSSLLICFVAYFGVSAALTLMMPYYMLDKNSPLPVAFKYVGWEGATYAVAVGSLCALSTSLLGAMFPMPRVIWAMADDGLLFKFMTGINERTKTPIHATITAGFVAAIMAFLFDLKDLVDLMSIGTLLAYTLVAACVLVLRYQPEQFSHTDHTASTQDDMEMCMTISTPSMGILPGIEERLSFKTMLFPDITEPSNLSGFTVNVCTSLLGLLIFSFSLLAVQCGSAVWNIVILSVLFSMCVIVTFIIWRQPESKTKLSFKVPLLPFIPVVSMFVNVYLMMQLDRGTWIRFAIWMSIGLIIYFGYGIWHSTEATLAHTSMEEELSVYKPTCSLNRDSVTPEKEAFLCNGSRVDEDGDL, encoded by the exons ATGATGGTTTTGAAAAAGCTTCTGCTTTTCGGGAAACAGCTGCTAAGGTTGAAGGTTGTCGACTGCAACTCAGAGGATTCGCGACTCTCCCGATGCTTGAACACCTTTGACCTGGTGGCTCTTGGTGTGGGCAGCACCTTGGGAGCTGGGGTGTATGTCCTCGCTGGAGCCGTGGCCCGAGAAAACGCAGGACCGGCCATCGTCCTGTCGTTCCTCATCGCAGCCCTGGCCTCAGTGCTCGCGGGCCTCTGTTATGCAGAGTTTGGGGCGAGAGTGCCGAAAACGGGCTCAGCGTACCTGTATAGCTATGTGACTGTTGGGGAACTATGGGCCTTTATAACTGGCTGGAACCTTATACTTTCATATGTTATAG GTACATCAAGTGTCGCCCGAGCTTGGAGTGCCACATTTGATGAGCTGATTGGAAAACAAATTGAGCATTTTTGTAGACAGTACATGTCCATGAATGCTCCGGGCATTCTGGCGGAGTACCCAGATATGTTTTCCGTATTCATCATCCTTACTCTCACAG GCCTGCTTGCCTTCGGGGTGAAGGAGTCAGCCATGGTCAACAAAGTGTTCACCTGCATCAACGTCCTGGTGCTGTTGTTCATGGTTGTATCTGGACTGGTTAAAGGTACACTGAAGAACTGGCACCTGGACCCTGATGAGATTCTCAGTGGAAACAATTCCACCATTAA TGCTACACAGCCCCTGCCATCAAAAGAGATTCTGGGTGAAGGTGGCTTCATGCCTTTCGGCTTCACAGGGGTCTTATCAGGGGCAGCTACCTGCTTTTACGCCTTTGTTGGGTTCGACTGCATCGCAACTACAG GTGAGGAGGTGAAGAACCCTCAGAGAGCCATTCCCATTGGCATCGTCTCCTCCCTCCTTATCTGTTTTGTAGCATACTTTGGTGTATCAGCAGCCCTCACCTTGATGATGCCGTATTACATGCTGGATAAGAACAGCCCTCTTCCTGTGGCCTTTAAGTACGTCGGCTGGGAAGGAGCCACGTACGCTGTGGCAGTAGGCTCCCTTTGCGCCCTGTCTACCAG CCTGCTTGGCGCCATGTTCCCCATGCCCCGTGTCATCTGGGCCATGGCTGACGATGGCCTGCTCTTCAAATTCATGACTGGGATCAACgaaagaacaaaaacacccaTACACGCCACTATAACAGCAGGCTTTGTCGCAG CTATTATGGCTTTCCTGTTTGACCTGAAGGACCTGGTTGATTTGATGTCTATAGGAACTCTTTTGGCCTACACGCTGGTCGCTGCCTGTGTTCTAGTACTCAG GTACCAGCCCGAGCAGTTTTCTCATACAGATCACACAGCTAGCACACAGGATGACATGGAAATGTGCATGACCATAAGTACACCTAGCATGGGGATTCTTCCCGGCATAGAAGAGCGTTTGAGCTTCAAAACAATGCTCTTCCCCGACATCACTGAACCCTCCAACCTTTCAGGCTTCACTGTTAACGTCTGTACGAGTCTGCTTG GTCTGCTGATCTTCAGCTTTAGTCTGTTGGCCGTCCAGTGTGGAAGTGCAGTGTGGAATATTGTCATTCTCAGTGTCCTGTTCAGCATGTGTGTCATTGTCACATTTATCATCTGGAGACAACCTGAGAGTAAAACCAAGCTCTCTTTTAAG GTTCCTTTACTTCCATTCATCCCAGTGGTCAGCATGTTTGTCAATGTGTACCTGATGATGCAGCTGGACAGGGGTACCTGGATACGATTTGCCATCTGGATGTCTATAG GACTCATAATCTACTTTGGCTATGGAATTTGGCACAGTACTGAAGCCACACTGGCCCATACCAGTATGGAAGAGGAGCTGAGTGTGTACAAACCCACCTGCAGTCTAAACAGGGACAGTGTGACCCCGGAAAAGGAGGCTTTCCTCTGTAACGGATCACGAGTTGATGAGGACGGAGATCTCTAA
- the LOC109074178 gene encoding high affinity cationic amino acid transporter 1-like isoform X2 codes for MMVLKKLLLFGKQLLRLKVVDCNSEDSRLSRCLNTFDLVALGVGSTLGAGVYVLAGAVARENAGPAIVLSFLIAALASVLAGLCYAEFGARVPKTGSAYLYSYVTVGELWAFITGWNLILSYVIGTSSVARAWSATFDELIGKQIEHFCRQYMSMNAPGILAEYPDMFSVFIILTLTGLLAFGVKESAMVNKVFTCINVLVLLFMVVSGLVKGTLKNWHLDPDEILSGNNSTINATQPLPSKEILGEGGFMPFGFTGVLSGAATCFYAFVGFDCIATTGEEVKNPQRAIPIGIVSSLLICFVAYFGVSAALTLMMPYYMLDKNSPLPVAFKYVGWEGATYAVAVGSLCALSTSLLGSLFPLPRVIFAMARDGLLFSFLARVSEKKTPVMSTLASGVIAAIMAFLFDLKDLVDLMSIGTLLAYTLVAACVLVLRYQPEQFSHTDHTASTQDDMEMCMTISTPSMGILPGIEERLSFKTMLFPDITEPSNLSGFTVNVCTSLLGLLIFSFSLLAVQCGSAVWNIVILSVLFSMCVIVTFIIWRQPESKTKLSFKVPLLPFIPVVSMFVNVYLMMQLDRGTWIRFAIWMSIGLIIYFGYGIWHSTEATLAHTSMEEELSVYKPTCSLNRDSVTPEKEAFLCNGSRVDEDGDL; via the exons ATGATGGTTTTGAAAAAGCTTCTGCTTTTCGGGAAACAGCTGCTAAGGTTGAAGGTTGTCGACTGCAACTCAGAGGATTCGCGACTCTCCCGATGCTTGAACACCTTTGACCTGGTGGCTCTTGGTGTGGGCAGCACCTTGGGAGCTGGGGTGTATGTCCTCGCTGGAGCCGTGGCCCGAGAAAACGCAGGACCGGCCATCGTCCTGTCGTTCCTCATCGCAGCCCTGGCCTCAGTGCTCGCGGGCCTCTGTTATGCAGAGTTTGGGGCGAGAGTGCCGAAAACGGGCTCAGCGTACCTGTATAGCTATGTGACTGTTGGGGAACTATGGGCCTTTATAACTGGCTGGAACCTTATACTTTCATATGTTATAG GTACATCAAGTGTCGCCCGAGCTTGGAGTGCCACATTTGATGAGCTGATTGGAAAACAAATTGAGCATTTTTGTAGACAGTACATGTCCATGAATGCTCCGGGCATTCTGGCGGAGTACCCAGATATGTTTTCCGTATTCATCATCCTTACTCTCACAG GCCTGCTTGCCTTCGGGGTGAAGGAGTCAGCCATGGTCAACAAAGTGTTCACCTGCATCAACGTCCTGGTGCTGTTGTTCATGGTTGTATCTGGACTGGTTAAAGGTACACTGAAGAACTGGCACCTGGACCCTGATGAGATTCTCAGTGGAAACAATTCCACCATTAA TGCTACACAGCCCCTGCCATCAAAAGAGATTCTGGGTGAAGGTGGCTTCATGCCTTTCGGCTTCACAGGGGTCTTATCAGGGGCAGCTACCTGCTTTTACGCCTTTGTTGGGTTCGACTGCATCGCAACTACAG GTGAGGAGGTGAAGAACCCTCAGAGAGCCATTCCCATTGGCATCGTCTCCTCCCTCCTTATCTGTTTTGTAGCATACTTTGGTGTATCAGCAGCCCTCACCTTGATGATGCCGTATTACATGCTGGATAAGAACAGCCCTCTTCCTGTGGCCTTTAAGTACGTCGGCTGGGAAGGAGCCACGTACGCTGTGGCAGTAGGCTCCCTTTGCGCCCTGTCTACCAG TCTCTTGGGGTCCTTGTTTCCCCTCCCACGTGTAATCTTTGCCATGGCCCGGGATGGTCTGCTCTTCTCGTTTCTGGCACGGGTGAGCGAGAAGAAGACGCCCGTCATGTCCACTCTGGCCTCCGGGGTCATTGCTG CTATTATGGCTTTCCTGTTTGACCTGAAGGACCTGGTTGATTTGATGTCTATAGGAACTCTTTTGGCCTACACGCTGGTCGCTGCCTGTGTTCTAGTACTCAG GTACCAGCCCGAGCAGTTTTCTCATACAGATCACACAGCTAGCACACAGGATGACATGGAAATGTGCATGACCATAAGTACACCTAGCATGGGGATTCTTCCCGGCATAGAAGAGCGTTTGAGCTTCAAAACAATGCTCTTCCCCGACATCACTGAACCCTCCAACCTTTCAGGCTTCACTGTTAACGTCTGTACGAGTCTGCTTG GTCTGCTGATCTTCAGCTTTAGTCTGTTGGCCGTCCAGTGTGGAAGTGCAGTGTGGAATATTGTCATTCTCAGTGTCCTGTTCAGCATGTGTGTCATTGTCACATTTATCATCTGGAGACAACCTGAGAGTAAAACCAAGCTCTCTTTTAAG GTTCCTTTACTTCCATTCATCCCAGTGGTCAGCATGTTTGTCAATGTGTACCTGATGATGCAGCTGGACAGGGGTACCTGGATACGATTTGCCATCTGGATGTCTATAG GACTCATAATCTACTTTGGCTATGGAATTTGGCACAGTACTGAAGCCACACTGGCCCATACCAGTATGGAAGAGGAGCTGAGTGTGTACAAACCCACCTGCAGTCTAAACAGGGACAGTGTGACCCCGGAAAAGGAGGCTTTCCTCTGTAACGGATCACGAGTTGATGAGGACGGAGATCTCTAA